A region from the Thermococcus sp. EP1 genome encodes:
- the carA gene encoding glutamine-hydrolyzing carbamoyl-phosphate synthase small subunit has translation MNPYLTSKTQEKAESKKKAYLVLEDGSIFEGKGFGSEGVKYGEVVFTTGMVGYPESLTDPSYKGQILTMTYPLIGNYGVPRKEITENGIPIHYESDKIQVEGFVVSKLMKSNHWASKKSLDKWLKEEGIPGIEGIDTRGLVKKIREKGVMMGTLVVGDYGLDEIMEKMKKLSYDEMNFIDKVTPKEIIVHELENSDKSIVVVDCGIKYGILRELLKRGFRIIRIPYHYDPIDVLEEFNADGILFSNGPGNPALLKDLIKKAQEIIEYNVPTMGICLGSQILSLADGGEIYKLKYGHRGINKPVKDLKSGKAFVTTQNHGYAVKAQSLNEFKVWMVNIDDKSVEGIYHPNKPIIATQFHPEASPGPLDSTWIFDVFSKMVKGEVHGF, from the coding sequence ATGAATCCCTATTTGACATCAAAAACCCAGGAAAAGGCAGAGAGCAAGAAAAAAGCCTACCTAGTCCTAGAAGATGGCAGTATTTTTGAGGGTAAAGGATTTGGAAGTGAAGGCGTGAAGTATGGGGAGGTTGTTTTTACAACTGGGATGGTAGGATACCCAGAATCCCTCACTGATCCCTCATACAAGGGGCAGATTCTGACCATGACGTATCCACTAATCGGAAACTATGGCGTTCCAAGAAAAGAAATAACAGAAAATGGGATCCCTATTCACTATGAATCAGATAAGATACAAGTTGAAGGATTCGTAGTTTCAAAACTTATGAAAAGCAATCACTGGGCAAGTAAAAAGAGTTTAGATAAATGGCTCAAAGAGGAAGGTATTCCCGGAATAGAAGGGATTGACACAAGGGGTTTGGTGAAAAAAATAAGGGAAAAAGGAGTCATGATGGGAACTTTGGTTGTAGGAGATTATGGGCTTGATGAAATTATGGAGAAAATGAAAAAGCTAAGCTACGATGAGATGAATTTCATAGATAAAGTTACTCCGAAGGAGATAATTGTTCATGAACTTGAAAACTCTGACAAGAGTATTGTTGTAGTTGATTGCGGTATTAAATATGGGATTCTAAGGGAGCTTTTGAAAAGAGGGTTTAGAATAATAAGAATTCCCTATCATTATGATCCAATTGACGTGTTAGAAGAGTTCAATGCAGATGGAATTTTATTTAGCAACGGTCCTGGAAATCCTGCATTGCTTAAAGACCTGATAAAAAAAGCTCAAGAAATTATTGAGTACAACGTTCCAACAATGGGTATTTGCTTAGGAAGTCAAATACTCTCTTTAGCAGATGGGGGAGAAATTTACAAGCTTAAATATGGACATAGGGGGATTAACAAACCAGTTAAAGACTTAAAAAGTGGAAAAGCTTTTGTGACAACTCAGAATCACGGATATGCTGTGAAAGCTCAAAGTTTAAATGAGTTTAAAGTTTGGATGGTCAATATAGATGACAAAAGCGTTGAGGGAATTTACCATCCAAACAAACCAATAATTGCTACTCAATTTCATCCTGAAGCATCCCCCGGTCCCTTAGACTCAACATGGATTTTTGATGTTTTTTCAAAAATGGTTAAAGGTGAGGTTCATGGTTTCTAA
- a CDS encoding argininosuccinate synthase → MKIVLAYSGGLDTSIILKMIQEEMNAEVITVTVDVGQKDDFEKIKEKALKLGALKHYTIDAKAEFVEKYIFKAIKANALYEGSYPLATALARPLIAEKIIEVAKKENADAVAHGCTGKGNDQVRFDLAIKALYPEIKIIAPVRELNLTRDWEMEYAKKNGIPIKDKIYSIDENLWGRSVEGGILEDPFEEPPEEVFEWTLSPEKTPEKPEYLTIDFVDGVPTGLDGKKMNPVELVETLNFIAGKHGVGRIDHIEDRAVGIKSREVYEAPAAITLIKAHKDLEKLILTKWVLEFKEIVDSKWAWLIYNGLWFEPLREALDAFIDEVETNITGSVKVKFYKGSISVVGRSSENALYDTKLATYEKFSTFDQKLAVGFIELFGLQSVLAYSTKHKINSLYTSPTPVKAKKVVS, encoded by the coding sequence ATGAAGATAGTTTTGGCCTATTCGGGAGGTCTGGATACCTCAATCATATTAAAGATGATACAGGAGGAAATGAATGCCGAAGTGATTACAGTTACTGTGGACGTAGGACAAAAGGACGATTTTGAAAAAATCAAGGAGAAAGCACTCAAACTCGGTGCATTAAAACACTATACTATAGATGCAAAGGCAGAATTTGTTGAGAAATACATTTTCAAAGCAATAAAGGCGAATGCACTTTATGAAGGATCCTATCCACTAGCCACAGCTTTAGCTAGGCCTTTAATAGCAGAGAAAATTATTGAGGTAGCTAAAAAGGAAAACGCTGATGCAGTGGCCCATGGTTGTACCGGAAAAGGAAACGATCAAGTCAGGTTTGATTTGGCAATTAAAGCCCTCTACCCAGAAATTAAAATAATCGCTCCTGTTAGGGAGCTTAATCTTACAAGGGACTGGGAAATGGAATACGCAAAGAAAAACGGAATACCAATTAAGGACAAGATCTACAGTATTGATGAAAATCTTTGGGGACGCTCAGTAGAGGGAGGAATTCTAGAAGATCCTTTTGAGGAACCTCCAGAAGAGGTTTTTGAATGGACTCTTTCTCCCGAAAAAACACCAGAAAAACCGGAGTACCTTACAATAGACTTCGTAGATGGTGTTCCTACAGGACTAGATGGAAAGAAAATGAATCCCGTAGAACTTGTAGAAACCTTGAACTTCATAGCCGGAAAGCATGGCGTCGGCAGGATAGATCACATTGAGGATAGGGCCGTTGGAATAAAAAGCAGGGAAGTCTATGAAGCCCCGGCAGCAATTACCCTAATAAAGGCCCATAAGGACCTAGAAAAGCTGATTCTCACAAAATGGGTTCTCGAGTTCAAGGAGATCGTTGACTCAAAATGGGCATGGCTCATTTACAATGGTCTCTGGTTCGAGCCACTTAGGGAAGCTCTAGATGCCTTCATAGATGAAGTCGAAACAAATATTACCGGATCTGTCAAAGTAAAATTCTACAAAGGGAGTATTAGTGTAGTTGGAAGGTCGTCTGAGAATGCACTTTACGATACAAAGCTTGCAACCTATGAAAAGTTCAGTACTTTCGATCAAAAGCTTGCAGTTGGCTTTATTGAGCTCTTTGGATTGCAGAGTGTTTTAGCGTACAGCACAAAACACAAGATAAACTCTCTGTACACTTCCCCAACACCAGTGAAGGCAAAAAAGGTAGTCAGCTAG
- the argH gene encoding argininosuccinate lyase, whose product MYRKNLLGNADFNILAYTSSMKDDKEIVSEVVESLIVHVKLLTTQGLIPAEKGHKILKELKKLLQNSSPLFSINAEDIHEAIEIYLKEKLGDDEGYLALGKSRNDHVSAALRLKTKKLLIEQLKELITLRRTLLEKAEEHAYTIMPAFTHLQPAQPSTFAHYLCYIEEVLADYTKSLFFALEVVDNSPLGGGAVGGTSVPLDRTALANELFSGIVINSIKATSSRDFLSIASSMDVNLSVFLSRIAEDIVIFSTPQFDYLVLPKEHLATSSMMPQKKNPVTMEIARAWGAESIGHLTALLGILKALPTGYNLDMQEANRHALIILKKTLETLKIFSDFFKKIEVNEKKLLIDSEIFPILATDIAEKVSLKGGKPYREVYGEIAKLIKDSKSVEEFYTKVEGLYGIKANLEKGIKKPVLGSPNPTKVKEHIKLAKRALKEDFFKLKEMTT is encoded by the coding sequence ATGTATAGGAAAAACCTGCTAGGCAATGCTGATTTTAATATTCTAGCCTACACCTCGTCAATGAAGGATGATAAAGAAATAGTCAGTGAAGTCGTTGAAAGTCTAATTGTCCATGTAAAACTGTTAACCACCCAAGGTCTGATTCCAGCGGAAAAAGGTCATAAAATATTGAAGGAACTCAAAAAACTCCTTCAAAATTCATCACCGCTATTTTCCATTAATGCTGAAGATATACACGAAGCCATTGAGATTTATTTGAAAGAAAAACTTGGAGATGATGAGGGATATTTAGCTTTGGGAAAAAGCAGGAACGATCATGTTTCAGCGGCTCTAAGGTTAAAGACAAAGAAACTCCTAATTGAGCAGCTGAAAGAGCTAATAACTCTAAGGAGAACCCTTCTAGAAAAGGCAGAAGAGCATGCATACACAATAATGCCAGCTTTTACTCATTTACAACCAGCGCAACCTTCAACTTTTGCCCATTACTTATGTTACATAGAAGAGGTCCTAGCTGATTATACAAAATCCTTGTTCTTTGCCCTCGAGGTAGTCGATAATTCTCCTTTAGGAGGAGGTGCAGTTGGTGGAACAAGCGTTCCTCTGGACAGAACGGCCCTAGCTAATGAGCTATTTAGTGGGATAGTGATTAATTCAATTAAGGCCACAAGCAGTAGGGATTTTCTGAGTATAGCATCATCAATGGATGTCAATCTATCAGTATTCTTATCACGAATAGCTGAAGATATTGTTATCTTTTCAACACCCCAATTTGACTATTTGGTTTTACCCAAAGAGCATCTGGCAACGAGCAGCATGATGCCCCAAAAGAAAAATCCAGTAACTATGGAAATAGCTAGGGCCTGGGGTGCTGAAAGCATTGGACATCTAACAGCTTTGTTAGGAATCCTAAAAGCTCTTCCAACCGGTTACAATTTAGATATGCAAGAAGCAAATAGGCATGCATTAATAATCTTAAAGAAAACTTTAGAAACATTAAAAATTTTCTCAGACTTTTTCAAAAAGATTGAAGTCAATGAGAAAAAGTTGTTGATCGATTCAGAGATTTTCCCAATTTTAGCAACCGACATAGCTGAAAAAGTTTCTCTAAAAGGAGGAAAACCATATAGAGAAGTTTATGGAGAAATAGCAAAGCTGATAAAAGATTCTAAAAGTGTTGAAGAGTTCTATACCAAAGTTGAGGGGCTTTACGGGATCAAAGCAAACTTAGAAAAAGGAATTAAAAAACCAGTTTTAGGTTCTCCAAATCCAACTAAGGTCAAGGAACACATTAAATTAGCAAAAAGGGCCCTCAAAGAAGATTTTTTCAAGTTGAAGGAGATGACCACATGA
- a CDS encoding ACT domain-containing protein codes for MAEEKVSVAKIVKEIVLSRPAIKECLILDVINYSALARVILKELEKENIKTSAGAVKMALIRIGEDLKKERAFFEKRIKNVVAKTVIELQSDLTVITVERRAVLNNLEQLFKVMENARFFQLTQGVETFTLVLSSEEKEKVLEIIQPKAIVDLIEEQTAIVLISPEEIIETPGIIAIMTSTLSSNGVNITQVISCHKDTIFVLNRRDAPKAYQILEDMILKMRKTSK; via the coding sequence ATGGCAGAAGAAAAAGTTAGTGTTGCAAAGATTGTGAAAGAGATCGTCCTCTCCCGCCCAGCAATCAAAGAGTGCTTGATTCTAGATGTCATAAATTATAGTGCTCTGGCAAGAGTTATTTTAAAGGAACTAGAAAAAGAAAACATCAAAACCTCGGCCGGAGCTGTAAAAATGGCTTTGATAAGAATAGGAGAGGACTTAAAGAAAGAGAGAGCTTTCTTTGAAAAGAGAATCAAGAATGTGGTTGCAAAGACCGTTATTGAGCTCCAATCCGACCTAACAGTAATAACTGTCGAACGGAGAGCTGTATTAAATAACCTTGAACAGCTCTTCAAAGTAATGGAAAACGCACGGTTTTTCCAACTTACTCAAGGGGTTGAGACATTTACACTAGTCCTTTCAAGTGAAGAAAAGGAGAAAGTACTTGAGATTATACAACCGAAGGCCATAGTCGATCTTATTGAGGAGCAAACGGCAATAGTTCTAATAAGCCCAGAAGAGATAATTGAGACTCCTGGAATTATCGCCATCATGACTTCAACCCTTTCATCAAATGGAGTGAACATAACACAGGTAATATCCTGTCACAAAGACACAATATTTGTTCTTAACCGTAGGGATGCCCCAAAAGCGTACCAGATACTTGAGGACATGATCCTAAAGATGAGAAAGACTTCAAAATAA
- a CDS encoding thymidine kinase, with amino-acid sequence MHPEGFLEVITGPMFAGKTSELIKRIERQIFAKRKAALFKPSIDNRYSEDKIVAHNGLSYEAFVVPTTEEGVKMIYQKTKEEDFEVIGIDEVQFFPMSIVEVLNKLADEGIYVIASGLNLDFKGDAFEVTKELLAMADNIVYLTAICSVCGREATRTQRLINGKPAPRDSPRILVGGMEAYEARCRKHHIVP; translated from the coding sequence ATGCATCCAGAAGGATTCTTAGAAGTTATCACAGGCCCTATGTTTGCTGGAAAAACAAGCGAACTCATTAAGAGGATTGAAAGGCAAATATTTGCAAAAAGAAAAGCAGCTCTTTTCAAACCATCAATAGATAATAGGTACAGTGAGGACAAAATCGTAGCTCACAATGGACTAAGTTATGAAGCCTTTGTTGTACCAACCACGGAAGAAGGAGTGAAAATGATATACCAAAAAACAAAAGAAGAAGATTTCGAAGTGATTGGCATTGATGAAGTGCAGTTCTTCCCGATGTCAATAGTGGAGGTTCTCAATAAACTAGCGGATGAAGGAATTTATGTAATCGCTTCGGGGCTTAACTTGGATTTCAAGGGTGATGCTTTTGAAGTTACAAAAGAGCTCCTAGCAATGGCCGACAATATAGTGTACTTAACAGCCATATGCAGTGTTTGTGGAAGAGAGGCCACAAGAACTCAAAGACTCATAAATGGAAAACCAGCTCCCCGTGACTCACCTAGAATACTCGTGGGAGGAATGGAGGCCTACGAAGCCCGGTGCAGAAAGCATCACATAGTACCTTAG
- the carB gene encoding carbamoyl-phosphate synthase (glutamine-hydrolyzing) large subunit, with protein sequence MRFMVSKVLVLGSGAIKIGEAAEFDYSGSQALKALKEEGIETILINPNVATIQTSHEMADKVYLLPLDLKFVEEVIKKEKPDGILLGFGGQSALSLGVALHDSGILEKYNIKVLGTPIEGIKKALDREKFRETMIKNNLPIPPSKAAKSVEEALKVAQEIGFPVMVRVSFNLGGRGSFVAWNEEEFKGYIVRAFAQSEIGEVLVEKYLKGWKEIEFEVVRDKDGNAVAVACLENFDPMGVHTGDSIVVAPSQTLTNREYQLLRSAAIEVAEAIDLIGECNVQLALDPKSEEFYIIETNPRMSRSSALASKVTGYPLAYIAAKLALGYTLDELLNGVTGVTTALFEPSLDYVVVKMPRWDLEKFENAKRKINTEMKSIGEVMAIGRNLHEAFQKAIRMVGIGDELIGKYYESEESLEKVMEKIKNYEPYMPMHIAKALKLGASVDEIHEITRIDKFYLYIIEDLVKIAEALRNPNEETIREAKKLGFSDEQIKTLSNSSIKKSIPFVKQIDTLAGEVPARTNYLYMTYDAQENDIPYTEKPKVLILGAGVFRIGVSVEFDWAVVNFANAAKKRGYEVIVLNYNPETVSTDWDINDKLYFEEITLERVLDVYNFENPDGVIAFAGGQLANSLAKKLEQKGVRLLGTRGTSVDIAEDRAKFSKLLERLNIKQPPWIEAKSIGEVLAFADEVGYPLMIRPSYVLSGTAMKAAYNEKELKEYLSLAAKVSPEHPVVVSKFLNAIEAEIDAVSDGKKVVGITLEHIEKAGVHSGDATMVTPYRYLKEEHVKKMHKIALELALTLGIRGPFNIQFLVSDDVYVLELNLRTSRSMPFSSKSRGVNLMELSAQAVFGGKLLLGRDYEYYEVPTKAFAVKSPQFSWSQLQNAYPFLGPEMRSTGEVASLGFDFEDALLKSWLSVKPNKMPKSNILVYGYEKDLPPLLETAKLLETLGYNVFTLEDSLSYGNTLSKEKAINLMKSGEIELVMTSGYAKEKDYLVRRTAVDLNIPIVLDANLAYELSKAFAWAKNNCFEVKEVSEYYAPKLQKTISEPLREVI encoded by the coding sequence GTGAGGTTCATGGTTTCTAAAGTTCTTGTTCTAGGTTCTGGGGCGATAAAAATTGGCGAAGCTGCTGAATTTGATTACAGTGGAAGTCAAGCTTTAAAGGCTTTAAAAGAAGAAGGCATAGAAACGATTTTAATCAATCCAAATGTTGCAACGATTCAAACAAGTCATGAGATGGCAGACAAAGTTTACCTCCTCCCTCTTGATCTCAAATTTGTGGAGGAAGTTATAAAGAAAGAGAAACCTGATGGGATTTTGCTTGGCTTTGGAGGTCAAAGTGCTCTATCTCTGGGTGTAGCTTTGCATGATTCTGGAATTTTAGAAAAGTATAATATCAAAGTTCTTGGGACGCCTATAGAGGGAATAAAAAAAGCTCTGGATAGGGAGAAGTTTAGGGAAACAATGATCAAAAATAATCTCCCAATACCTCCAAGTAAAGCCGCTAAAAGCGTTGAAGAAGCTCTAAAAGTAGCTCAGGAGATAGGGTTCCCAGTGATGGTTAGGGTTAGCTTTAACTTAGGTGGAAGGGGATCCTTTGTTGCTTGGAATGAAGAGGAGTTTAAGGGATATATAGTCAGGGCTTTTGCACAAAGTGAGATTGGTGAGGTGTTGGTGGAGAAGTACCTAAAAGGATGGAAAGAGATAGAGTTTGAGGTTGTTAGGGATAAAGATGGAAATGCTGTGGCTGTAGCGTGCTTAGAGAACTTTGATCCAATGGGAGTTCATACAGGGGATTCCATAGTTGTTGCTCCTTCTCAAACTTTAACAAATAGAGAATATCAACTCTTGAGGAGTGCGGCCATAGAAGTAGCGGAAGCTATAGATCTCATTGGAGAATGTAATGTTCAATTAGCCTTAGATCCTAAATCTGAGGAATTCTACATAATTGAGACAAATCCAAGGATGAGCCGCTCATCTGCTTTAGCAAGCAAAGTTACAGGCTATCCCCTAGCATACATCGCGGCAAAGTTAGCTTTAGGATACACACTAGATGAGCTTTTAAATGGAGTAACTGGAGTTACAACCGCTTTGTTTGAGCCGAGCTTGGATTACGTTGTTGTTAAAATGCCAAGGTGGGATTTAGAAAAGTTCGAGAACGCGAAGAGGAAAATAAACACCGAGATGAAAAGCATTGGAGAGGTCATGGCAATAGGAAGGAATCTTCATGAGGCTTTTCAAAAAGCTATTAGAATGGTAGGAATCGGAGATGAGCTTATAGGGAAGTACTATGAGAGCGAAGAGTCGTTGGAAAAAGTTATGGAGAAAATTAAGAATTACGAACCTTACATGCCTATGCACATTGCAAAAGCCCTGAAATTGGGAGCAAGTGTTGATGAGATTCACGAAATTACTAGAATAGACAAGTTTTACCTCTACATAATTGAAGATCTAGTTAAAATTGCAGAAGCCCTGAGAAATCCAAATGAAGAAACAATAAGAGAAGCCAAAAAGCTTGGATTTAGTGATGAGCAGATAAAGACTCTATCTAATAGCAGCATTAAAAAATCAATTCCATTTGTCAAGCAAATAGATACCTTGGCTGGAGAAGTTCCAGCAAGGACGAATTATTTATACATGACCTATGATGCACAAGAAAACGATATCCCATATACAGAAAAGCCAAAGGTTCTAATTTTGGGAGCAGGTGTCTTTAGGATTGGGGTTAGTGTAGAGTTTGACTGGGCTGTCGTGAACTTTGCAAATGCTGCAAAAAAGAGGGGTTATGAAGTTATAGTTTTGAATTACAATCCTGAAACAGTTTCAACAGATTGGGATATTAACGATAAGCTTTACTTTGAGGAGATAACTCTTGAGAGGGTTTTAGATGTTTACAATTTTGAAAATCCAGATGGTGTTATAGCCTTTGCAGGAGGACAGCTTGCAAACTCCTTAGCTAAGAAGCTTGAGCAAAAGGGAGTTAGGCTTTTAGGAACGAGGGGAACGAGTGTAGATATAGCTGAAGACAGGGCTAAGTTCTCAAAGCTCTTAGAAAGGCTCAACATAAAGCAACCACCTTGGATTGAAGCTAAGAGCATTGGAGAAGTCTTAGCTTTTGCTGACGAAGTAGGTTATCCTTTAATGATAAGGCCGAGTTATGTGTTGAGTGGAACTGCCATGAAAGCTGCCTACAATGAGAAGGAACTAAAAGAGTATCTCTCCTTAGCAGCAAAAGTCTCTCCAGAACACCCTGTTGTGGTTTCAAAGTTCTTAAACGCAATTGAAGCCGAGATAGATGCCGTTTCGGATGGGAAAAAGGTAGTTGGAATTACATTAGAGCATATAGAAAAGGCGGGAGTTCACAGCGGAGATGCCACAATGGTTACTCCCTATCGCTATCTAAAGGAAGAGCATGTAAAAAAGATGCATAAAATAGCCCTAGAGCTCGCATTGACTTTGGGGATTAGAGGGCCCTTTAACATACAATTCTTAGTCAGTGATGATGTCTACGTGCTTGAGCTAAACCTGAGAACAAGTCGTTCTATGCCCTTCTCAAGTAAATCTAGGGGAGTTAACTTGATGGAACTCTCAGCTCAAGCAGTCTTTGGTGGGAAACTCCTGTTAGGACGAGACTACGAGTATTACGAAGTCCCAACAAAAGCCTTTGCTGTTAAAAGCCCTCAATTTTCCTGGTCCCAGCTCCAAAATGCGTATCCTTTCTTGGGACCAGAAATGCGATCAACAGGAGAAGTTGCAAGTCTGGGATTCGACTTTGAAGATGCCTTACTAAAAAGCTGGCTCTCTGTAAAACCAAACAAAATGCCAAAGTCAAATATCTTGGTCTATGGTTACGAGAAAGACTTACCACCATTATTGGAAACTGCAAAACTTCTCGAAACCTTGGGATATAATGTTTTTACATTAGAGGACAGCCTAAGCTATGGAAATACTTTAAGCAAAGAAAAAGCGATAAACTTAATGAAATCAGGGGAAATCGAGCTGGTCATGACTTCTGGCTATGCAAAGGAAAAAGATTATCTTGTTAGGAGGACCGCAGTAGACTTAAATATCCCGATTGTCTTAGATGCAAATTTGGCTTATGAGCTTTCAAAAGCTTTTGCTTGGGCCAAAAACAATTGTT